Proteins encoded together in one Acidobacteriota bacterium window:
- a CDS encoding HEAT repeat domain-containing protein: MRFFLALFLMSLVGCGDSRVEDNRLAAIRDAEDRRDVDAPALTVTSADESPTVRERVYRALGRIQDPAGLERLLRGLDDDESTVRQSALFAIGQLGLARGAVVDATAVETLGRRVGPVEGRSLDERVAAIEALGKLAPENAEQILLSLLEDPSAAIRAETVDALFRFRFVPTWRGQSDVPPEWSDITVRSLALSLRDPDVEVRRQTAHAVSRYGEPRVVDLLGGSIAAVLQDDDTLVRLWLVRGLGRIPAPASSTVLSVLGDACGDAEPSVRVEAMAALARLGEAAAIPVGLAGDTSFHVRRGWANAAAGAGQESVLPALTGLLLDPSAEVRAAAVASLIQHSETTPPAEWETWIADPTWQVRAAAAAAAGSWESDRVQHLESVLADPETRVRTAALSALSGLDGIMPHIVRALNDDDLAIRATGVTLLTSIENEQRVELLGDVLRRSPGDDWVEVREAVIAALATSDDPAAAVILRDAASNDTASSVRAASAGALRRLGVEPPTPSGSLETATPSPWIGQTFRSPPRVRLETDRGVIEMQTLPDAAPIHVAHFVELVERGFYDGLIWHRVVSNFVVQGGDPRGDGWGSPGYSLRDEISRVRFRRGTVGMPKAGKDTGGCQLFITHVPTPHLDGNYTIFAQVDVGMEVVDRLQVGDRIRRARVSDGPRGPRR, translated from the coding sequence ATGAGGTTCTTTCTAGCCCTGTTTCTGATGTCGCTCGTGGGTTGCGGTGACAGTCGCGTAGAAGACAATCGACTGGCCGCGATTCGCGATGCGGAGGATCGTCGGGATGTCGATGCTCCGGCGCTGACGGTGACGTCCGCCGATGAGTCCCCGACGGTTCGAGAGCGGGTTTATCGTGCACTTGGACGGATCCAGGATCCTGCCGGGTTGGAGCGATTGCTGAGGGGCCTCGACGACGACGAATCCACGGTCCGCCAGTCGGCTCTGTTCGCCATCGGCCAGCTCGGGCTTGCCCGTGGCGCGGTCGTGGATGCGACGGCGGTCGAGACTCTCGGTCGACGGGTTGGCCCCGTCGAAGGTCGATCTCTCGATGAGCGTGTCGCCGCTATCGAGGCCCTCGGAAAACTTGCGCCCGAGAATGCCGAACAGATCCTCCTGTCGCTGTTGGAGGATCCGTCTGCGGCCATCCGGGCCGAGACCGTTGACGCGCTCTTCCGTTTCCGGTTCGTTCCGACGTGGCGTGGGCAGAGCGATGTGCCTCCGGAGTGGAGCGACATCACCGTTCGTTCGCTGGCGCTGAGTTTGCGCGATCCCGATGTCGAGGTGCGTCGTCAGACGGCCCATGCGGTCTCGCGATACGGGGAGCCGCGTGTTGTCGATCTCCTCGGCGGATCGATCGCAGCGGTACTGCAAGATGACGACACGCTCGTACGACTCTGGCTTGTTCGAGGTCTGGGCCGAATCCCGGCACCGGCATCGAGCACCGTCCTCTCCGTGTTGGGCGATGCCTGTGGCGACGCCGAGCCATCGGTTCGAGTCGAAGCGATGGCGGCACTCGCCCGCCTGGGTGAAGCGGCTGCGATCCCGGTCGGTCTCGCCGGGGACACATCGTTTCATGTGCGTCGCGGGTGGGCCAACGCCGCCGCAGGGGCGGGTCAAGAAAGCGTCCTGCCGGCGCTGACGGGACTTCTGCTCGACCCTTCGGCGGAGGTACGTGCCGCAGCGGTGGCAAGCTTGATCCAACATTCGGAGACGACCCCACCGGCGGAATGGGAGACGTGGATCGCGGATCCGACATGGCAGGTTCGCGCCGCGGCGGCCGCCGCGGCCGGCTCGTGGGAGTCGGATCGAGTGCAGCATCTCGAATCGGTCCTCGCCGATCCCGAAACGCGTGTCCGGACCGCGGCGCTGTCCGCGCTCTCCGGGCTGGATGGGATCATGCCGCATATCGTGCGGGCGCTGAACGACGACGATCTGGCCATCCGCGCCACCGGCGTGACGCTGCTGACGTCCATCGAGAACGAACAGCGCGTCGAGCTCCTGGGGGACGTGCTCCGACGGTCTCCCGGCGACGACTGGGTCGAGGTCCGGGAGGCGGTCATCGCGGCCCTGGCAACCAGCGACGACCCGGCAGCGGCTGTGATCCTGCGTGACGCCGCAAGCAACGACACGGCGTCTTCGGTGCGAGCGGCGTCCGCGGGTGCGCTGCGTCGACTGGGTGTAGAGCCGCCGACACCGTCGGGCAGTCTCGAGACGGCTACGCCGTCGCCGTGGATAGGGCAGACCTTCCGCTCGCCGCCGCGGGTTCGGCTGGAGACCGATCGCGGCGTGATCGAGATGCAGACCCTTCCGGATGCGGCACCGATCCATGTCGCGCATTTTGTCGAGTTGGTCGAACGCGGTTTTTACGACGGGCTGATCTGGCATCGAGTCGTCAGCAATTTCGTCGTGCAGGGCGGAGATCCCCGGGGGGATGGTTGGGGCAGCCCGGGCTACTCGCTGAGGGATGAGATCTCCCGGGTGCGTTTCCGGCGTGGGACCGTTGGCATGCCGAAGGCCGGCAAGGACACCGGAGGCTGCCAGCTATTCATCACCCACGTTCCGACGCCGCACCTGGACGGCAACTACACCATCTTTGCCCAGGTCGACGTCGGGATGGAGGTCGTCGATCGGTTGCAGGTCGGCGATCGTATCCGACGAGCCAGGGTGAGCGACGGACCACGAGGCCCACGGAGATGA
- a CDS encoding carboxypeptidase-like regulatory domain-containing protein encodes MSFAAVRKLTALLLTVCVATFVAGSPLLAADLDAATGRLSGKVVQSDGVTPHTGAVIVLVDTVSEQTFASEPTDDTGVFRIEGAPAGDYALIAETDGGAFLASDNMAIGAGDNQPVALTLNDKLPTQVLAPGQATTGGMATWAKWLIAGGIGVAALVLMDESNSEAAPSLF; translated from the coding sequence ATGTCGTTCGCAGCGGTCCGCAAACTCACTGCCTTACTCTTGACGGTCTGCGTCGCGACGTTTGTCGCTGGATCTCCGCTGCTGGCGGCGGACCTTGACGCCGCCACCGGCCGACTCTCCGGAAAGGTCGTCCAGAGCGACGGAGTGACGCCTCACACCGGCGCCGTGATCGTTCTCGTCGACACGGTCTCCGAACAGACCTTCGCGTCGGAGCCCACGGATGACACGGGCGTGTTTCGTATCGAAGGCGCGCCGGCCGGCGACTACGCACTGATCGCTGAAACCGATGGCGGGGCATTCCTCGCATCGGACAACATGGCCATCGGCGCGGGCGACAACCAACCCGTCGCCCTGACGCTGAACGACAAGCTACCGACGCAGGTCCTGGCGCCCGGGCAGGCGACCACGGGCGGCATGGCCACATGGGCCAAGTGGCTGATCGCCGGCGGCATCGGCGTGGCAGCGTTGGTGCTGATGGATGAGTCAAACTCGGAAGCGGCACCGAGCCTCTTCTAA
- a CDS encoding carboxypeptidase-like regulatory domain-containing protein has translation MRRKTTEPTLDAETWGLFHREGYLMHRSKRLRSCSLASLLVVCLVGMPVTLAADTDGTQSTADLSTIKGKLMASDGSPLVGATVKLFHLSTEQTFEATSRGNGSFEAAGLPYGYFDIAIESGSEFFVTNSVVNLPPSDTLNVDLKLASPGTLAPDRSFPGVDKAATGTAIVSGNVTATNFWTSPKGIAVLAGGGGALLLLVSGGSSSASASTP, from the coding sequence TTGCGCCGAAAAACAACCGAACCTACATTGGATGCGGAGACCTGGGGTCTCTTTCATCGTGAGGGTTATCTGATGCATCGCTCTAAACGATTACGATCTTGTAGCCTGGCCTCGTTATTGGTCGTCTGTCTGGTCGGAATGCCGGTCACGCTGGCCGCCGATACCGACGGGACCCAGTCGACCGCCGATCTGTCGACGATCAAGGGCAAGCTGATGGCGTCCGATGGGTCTCCCCTGGTCGGGGCCACGGTGAAACTGTTCCATCTGTCGACGGAGCAGACCTTCGAGGCCACCAGCCGTGGAAACGGCAGCTTCGAGGCAGCCGGCCTGCCCTACGGCTACTTCGATATCGCCATCGAGAGCGGCAGCGAGTTCTTCGTGACCAATTCGGTCGTCAACCTTCCCCCGTCGGACACGCTTAACGTCGACCTGAAGCTGGCATCGCCCGGCACCCTGGCACCCGACCGCAGCTTCCCGGGTGTCGACAAGGCCGCCACGGGCACGGCCATCGTCTCGGGCAACGTGACGGCCACCAATTTCTGGACCTCGCCCAAGGGGATCGCGGTGTTGGCCGGCGGCGGTGGAGCGCTCCTGCTCCTGGTCTCCGGCGGCAGCAGCAGCGCCTCCGCCTCGACCCCTTAA
- a CDS encoding glycosyltransferase family 2 protein, with the protein MPLLSIVIPAYNEVATIRALIERVLAAPLPEGVDRELIVVDDASDDGTASVLDEFDEHPQVRQFRQETNRGKGAALRRGFAEARGDFTVIQDADLEYNPKEYVRLLEPVLEDRADVVYGSRFSGGDAHRVLFFWHYVGNRFLTLLSNAVTNLNLSDMETCYKLFRTDLLRQIQLEENRFGFEPEVTAKISRLNVRFYEVGISYSGRTYAEGKKINWRDGMAALWCIFKYGLLRQ; encoded by the coding sequence ATGCCTCTTCTCAGTATTGTGATTCCCGCCTACAACGAGGTTGCGACGATCCGTGCGTTGATCGAACGAGTTCTCGCCGCCCCGCTTCCCGAGGGCGTCGATCGCGAGTTGATCGTCGTCGACGATGCGTCCGACGACGGAACCGCATCCGTCCTGGATGAGTTCGACGAACACCCGCAGGTCCGTCAGTTCCGTCAGGAGACAAACCGCGGCAAGGGTGCCGCGCTGCGGCGTGGATTCGCGGAGGCTCGCGGAGACTTTACCGTCATCCAGGACGCCGACCTCGAATACAACCCGAAGGAGTACGTCCGTCTTCTGGAGCCGGTCCTTGAAGATCGTGCCGACGTTGTCTACGGTTCGCGGTTCTCCGGCGGAGACGCTCACCGCGTCCTGTTCTTCTGGCACTACGTCGGCAACCGTTTCTTGACGTTGCTCTCCAACGCGGTGACCAATCTGAACCTCAGCGACATGGAGACCTGCTACAAGCTCTTTCGAACGGACTTGCTGCGTCAGATTCAGCTCGAGGAAAACCGCTTCGGGTTCGAACCCGAGGTCACCGCCAAGATTTCCCGGCTGAACGTTCGATTCTATGAAGTCGGCATCTCCTATTCCGGGCGCACCTACGCAGAGGGCAAGAAGATCAACTGGCGAGACGGGATGGCCGCTCTCTGGTGTATCTTCAAATATGGCCTCCTGCGCCAGTAA